A section of the Candidatus Zixiibacteriota bacterium genome encodes:
- a CDS encoding RNA-binding protein translates to MQGSKLYVGNLAYSVTNEQLQELFGAYGEVRSVNVIEGKGFGFVELGSSTEAEAAKEALDGSNFEGRTLRVDEARPPRNRERRGGGGEGYRRY, encoded by the coding sequence GTGCAGGGTAGTAAGCTCTACGTTGGTAATCTTGCCTATTCAGTAACCAACGAACAGCTTCAGGAGCTGTTTGGCGCCTACGGGGAAGTGCGTTCGGTTAACGTCATCGAAGGCAAAGGTTTTGGTTTTGTTGAACTCGGTAGCTCGACCGAGGCAGAAGCCGCGAAGGAAGCTCTCGATGGCTCGAATTTCGAAGGGCGCACCCTGAGAGTTGACGAGGCTCGTCCGCCGAGAAACAGAGAACGCAGAGGCGGCGGCGGCGAAGGTTACCGCAGATATTAA
- a CDS encoding DoxX family protein: MKSVIDWLLSRKQITNTSVAGSVSLLILRVCIGLTMAFGHGWGKLTTFSERASSFSDPLGIGSQLSLSLTVSAEFFCSLALILGLLTRGVVIPLAFTMLMAALVIHSDDPFGKKELALMYLASYTAILIAGPGRYSMDGLLGKK, encoded by the coding sequence ATGAAGAGTGTGATAGACTGGCTTCTGAGTCGCAAGCAGATAACAAACACATCGGTTGCCGGATCAGTCAGCTTACTGATACTGCGAGTCTGCATCGGCTTGACGATGGCATTCGGTCATGGGTGGGGAAAGCTGACGACTTTCTCAGAGCGTGCATCCAGTTTTTCCGACCCGCTCGGAATCGGCAGCCAACTCTCTCTCTCACTCACCGTATCCGCCGAGTTCTTCTGCTCACTCGCTCTCATATTGGGATTGCTGACACGCGGAGTTGTGATTCCGTTGGCGTTTACGATGCTAATGGCGGCGCTCGTGATCCACAGCGATGATCCTTTCGGTAAGAAAGAACTGGCGTTGATGTATCTCGCTTCCTACACAGCCATCTTGATTGCCGGACCGGGCAGGTATTCGATGGATGGATTGCTCGGCAAGAAGTAA